In one Kitasatospora cineracea genomic region, the following are encoded:
- a CDS encoding glycosyltransferase family 87 protein, translating into MTSSLRDETSPPGPAPADGPLPNTVVVPADEDPVAEAGSELFGGPPGRRALLGVSWWTPAKFLALAVIAVYVLGLFQKAPCYNDGWFHGATTQYTKACYSDIPHLFSGRGFADGLHPYLDRIPQGSPDMQYLEYPVLTGLFMQIAAWLTTHSGDLMSREQWFWMVNAGMLMICAVVAVVATSRAQRRRPWDALLFALAPALALNATINWDLLAVALAAVAMAYWSGSRPVWAGVFIGLATAAKLYPVLLLGPLLVLCLRAGKWKEFGQAFGGAVGAWLVVNLPIMLANWKGWLTFYSFSQTRKEDYGSFWLILMQGLRNGKNLETLNTWIAVLLVLSCLAVGWLAISAPRRPRFAQLAFLVVAAFILTNKVYSPQYVLWLIPLAVLARPRWRDFLIWQACEVLYFLGVWSFLAYNGDGKHHGIDQEWYHFAIALHLVGTLYLCYMVVRDILYPDRDPVRWDGSDDPSGGVLDGAPDRFVLGSARGLREAETYAEYAPQGDWLSKDPEPVVELGAEPQTGR; encoded by the coding sequence ATGACCTCCAGCCTTCGTGACGAGACCTCGCCGCCCGGCCCCGCGCCGGCCGACGGTCCGCTGCCCAACACCGTGGTGGTGCCCGCGGACGAGGACCCGGTCGCGGAGGCCGGCAGCGAGTTGTTCGGCGGTCCGCCGGGACGGCGGGCGCTGCTGGGGGTGTCCTGGTGGACGCCGGCCAAGTTCCTCGCGCTGGCCGTGATCGCGGTCTACGTGCTGGGCCTGTTCCAGAAGGCGCCGTGCTACAACGACGGCTGGTTCCACGGCGCCACCACCCAGTACACGAAGGCCTGTTACAGCGACATCCCGCACCTGTTCTCCGGGCGCGGCTTCGCCGACGGGCTGCACCCGTACCTGGACCGGATCCCGCAGGGCTCGCCGGACATGCAGTACCTGGAGTACCCGGTGCTGACCGGTCTGTTCATGCAGATCGCGGCCTGGCTGACCACCCACAGCGGCGACCTGATGAGCCGTGAGCAGTGGTTCTGGATGGTCAACGCGGGCATGCTGATGATCTGCGCCGTGGTCGCGGTGGTCGCCACCTCCCGCGCCCAGCGCCGCCGCCCGTGGGACGCGCTGCTGTTCGCGCTGGCCCCGGCCCTGGCGCTGAACGCCACCATCAACTGGGACCTGCTGGCGGTGGCCCTGGCCGCCGTGGCGATGGCCTACTGGTCGGGCTCCCGGCCGGTCTGGGCGGGCGTCTTCATCGGTCTGGCGACCGCCGCCAAGCTCTACCCGGTGCTGCTGCTCGGCCCGCTGCTGGTGCTCTGCCTGCGGGCCGGCAAGTGGAAGGAGTTCGGCCAGGCGTTCGGCGGCGCGGTCGGTGCCTGGCTGGTGGTCAACCTGCCGATCATGCTGGCCAACTGGAAGGGCTGGCTGACCTTCTACAGCTTCAGCCAGACCCGCAAGGAGGACTACGGCTCGTTCTGGCTGATCCTCATGCAGGGCCTCCGCAACGGCAAGAACCTGGAGACCCTGAACACCTGGATCGCGGTCCTGCTGGTGCTCAGCTGCCTGGCGGTCGGCTGGCTGGCGATCAGCGCCCCGCGCCGCCCGCGCTTCGCCCAGCTGGCCTTCCTGGTGGTGGCGGCTTTCATCCTGACCAACAAGGTCTACTCGCCGCAGTACGTGCTCTGGCTGATCCCGCTGGCCGTGCTGGCCCGGCCGCGCTGGCGCGACTTCCTGATCTGGCAGGCCTGCGAGGTGCTGTACTTCCTCGGCGTCTGGTCGTTCCTGGCCTACAACGGGGACGGCAAGCACCACGGAATCGACCAGGAGTGGTACCACTTCGCCATCGCCCTGCACCTGGTCGGCACCCTGTACCTCTGCTACATGGTGGTCCGAGACATCCTCTACCCGGACCGCGACCCGGTCCGCTGGGACGGCAGCGACGACCCGTCGGGCGGCGTGCTGGACGGCGCCCCGGACCGCTTCGTGCTCGGCTCGGCCCGCGGCCTGCGCGAGGCGGAGACGTACGCCGAGTACGCGCCGCAGGGGGACTGGCTGAGCAAGGACCCGGAGCCCGTGGTCGAGCTCGGCGCCGAGCCGCAGACCGGCAGGTAG
- a CDS encoding alanine racemase, whose protein sequence is MTLTMYVDTDRWRAHQRGLLAEFGGLVPVAKGNGYGFGNARLAAEAARLGVPMLAVGTADEAAAVAGDFPGDLLVLTPHRSGEPAVELPAGRVVRTVAHTEALAALPEGTRVVVECMTSMRRHGVAVGELSRLPVRHLAVEGFALHLPLDRPDGSDPVDEVSGLVRAIDEAGLPTGTVYLSHLSAKDGLRLAERHPDTGFRSRIGTRLWLGEVEALSSRATVLDVTPVSRGERYGYRQHKAPSDGHLLVATGGTAHGVGLEAPKYVHGVLPRAKGLARAGLATVNRTLSPYSWQGKQLWFAEPPHMQVSILFLPGELKPPAIGDELALTVRHTTTHFDRVVER, encoded by the coding sequence ATGACCTTGACGATGTACGTGGACACCGACCGCTGGCGGGCGCACCAGCGCGGCCTGCTGGCCGAGTTCGGCGGGCTCGTACCGGTCGCCAAGGGCAACGGGTACGGCTTCGGCAACGCCCGGCTGGCCGCCGAGGCCGCCCGGCTGGGCGTCCCGATGCTGGCGGTGGGCACCGCGGACGAGGCGGCGGCGGTGGCCGGCGACTTCCCCGGCGACCTGCTGGTGCTCACCCCCCACCGCTCCGGCGAGCCCGCGGTCGAGCTGCCCGCCGGGCGGGTGGTGCGCACCGTCGCGCACACCGAGGCGCTGGCCGCGCTGCCCGAGGGGACCAGGGTGGTCGTCGAGTGCATGACCTCGATGCGGCGGCACGGCGTCGCGGTCGGCGAGCTGTCCCGGCTGCCGGTGCGGCACCTGGCGGTGGAGGGCTTCGCGCTGCACCTGCCGCTGGACCGGCCGGACGGCTCCGACCCGGTGGACGAGGTGTCCGGCCTGGTCCGGGCGATCGACGAGGCCGGGCTCCCCACCGGCACCGTCTACCTCAGCCACCTGTCCGCCAAGGACGGGCTGCGGCTGGCCGAACGGCACCCGGACACCGGGTTCCGCTCCCGGATCGGCACCCGGCTGTGGCTCGGCGAGGTGGAGGCGCTCTCCTCCCGCGCCACCGTCCTGGACGTCACCCCGGTCTCCCGCGGCGAGCGCTACGGCTACCGGCAGCACAAGGCCCCCTCCGACGGCCACCTGCTGGTGGCCACCGGCGGCACCGCGCACGGCGTCGGCCTGGAGGCGCCCAAGTACGTGCACGGGGTGCTGCCCCGGGCCAAGGGCCTGGCCCGGGCCGGCCTGGCCACCGTCAACCGGACGCTGTCGCCGTACTCCTGGCAGGGCAAGCAGCTGTGGTTCGCCGAGCCGCCGCACATGCAGGTGTCGATCCTGTTCCTGCCCGGCGAGCTCAAGCCGCCCGCGATCGGCGACGAACTGGCCCTGACCGTCCGGCACACCACCACCCACTTCGACCGGGTGGTCGAGCGCTGA
- a CDS encoding lipid II:glycine glycyltransferase FemX encodes MSLRLRTITREEHLAFVQSRPSASHMQVPSWADVKAEWRAESLGWFDPAGELVGAGLVLYRQLPKVKRYLAYLPEGPVIDWFDQDLDRWLKPMLAHLKSQGAFSVKMGPPVVVRRWEAPTIKEAIAGRQAKRLRDLEPDFTEPRALETAERLRRAGWLQGEDGGAGFGDVQPRYVFQVPLGGRSLDDVQRGFNQLWRRNIKKAEKSGVEVVQGGYEDLAVFHKLYVVTAERDHFTPRPLSYFQRMWTSLTAEDPNRMRLYLAYHDGEPLAATTMLVVGEHVWYSYGASANHKREVKPSNAIQWRMIRDSYALGASVYDLRGISDTLDEEDHLFGLIQFKVGTGGQAAEYLGEWDYPLNKLLHKALDLYMSRR; translated from the coding sequence ATGAGCCTGCGGCTGCGGACGATCACGCGCGAGGAACACCTGGCTTTCGTGCAGAGCCGGCCCTCGGCCAGCCACATGCAGGTGCCCTCCTGGGCCGACGTGAAGGCGGAGTGGCGCGCGGAGAGCCTGGGCTGGTTCGACCCGGCCGGCGAGCTGGTCGGCGCCGGGCTGGTGCTCTACCGCCAGCTGCCCAAGGTGAAGCGGTACCTGGCGTACCTGCCGGAGGGCCCGGTGATCGACTGGTTCGACCAGGACCTCGACCGCTGGCTCAAGCCGATGCTGGCGCACCTGAAGTCGCAGGGCGCGTTCTCGGTGAAGATGGGCCCGCCGGTGGTGGTGCGCCGCTGGGAGGCGCCCACCATCAAGGAGGCGATCGCCGGCCGGCAGGCCAAGCGGCTGCGCGACCTCGAACCCGACTTCACCGAGCCCCGCGCCCTGGAGACCGCCGAGCGGCTGCGCCGGGCCGGCTGGCTGCAGGGCGAGGACGGCGGCGCCGGCTTCGGCGACGTCCAGCCCCGGTACGTGTTCCAGGTGCCGCTGGGCGGCCGCTCGCTGGACGACGTGCAGCGCGGCTTCAACCAGCTGTGGCGGCGCAACATCAAGAAGGCCGAGAAGAGCGGCGTCGAGGTGGTCCAGGGCGGCTACGAGGACCTCGCGGTCTTCCACAAGCTGTACGTGGTCACCGCCGAGCGCGACCACTTCACCCCCCGGCCGCTCTCCTACTTCCAGCGGATGTGGACCTCCCTCACCGCCGAGGACCCGAACCGGATGCGGCTCTACCTCGCCTACCACGACGGCGAGCCGCTGGCCGCCACCACGATGCTGGTGGTCGGCGAGCACGTCTGGTACTCCTACGGCGCCTCGGCCAACCACAAGCGCGAGGTCAAGCCGTCCAACGCGATCCAGTGGCGGATGATCCGGGACTCCTACGCGCTCGGCGCGAGCGTCTACGACCTGCGCGGGATCAGCGACACCCTGGACGAGGAGGACCACCTGTTCGGGCTGATCCAGTTCAAGGTCGGCACCGGCGGCCAGGCCGCGGAGTACCTCGGCGAGTGGGACTACCCGCTCAACAAGCTCCTGCACAAGGCGCTCGACCTCTACATGTCGCGCCGGTGA
- the rpsF gene encoding 30S ribosomal protein S6 codes for MRHYEVMVILDPSVEERAVSPLIESFLNVVRTSGGKVEKVDTWGRRRLAYEINKQSEGIYSVIDLKATPEVVKELDRQFSLSESVLRTKVLRPDTH; via the coding sequence ATGCGTCACTACGAGGTGATGGTCATCCTCGACCCCTCGGTCGAGGAGCGCGCTGTCTCCCCCCTGATCGAGAGCTTCCTCAACGTCGTCCGCACCAGCGGCGGCAAGGTTGAGAAGGTCGACACCTGGGGTCGTCGTCGCCTGGCGTACGAGATCAACAAGCAGTCCGAGGGCATCTACTCGGTCATCGACCTCAAGGCCACGCCCGAGGTCGTCAAGGAGCTCGACCGCCAGTTCAGCCTGAGCGAGTCGGTTCTGCGGACCAAGGTCCTGCGCCCGGACACCCACTGA
- a CDS encoding single-stranded DNA-binding protein, with product MAGETVITLVGNLVDDPELRFTPSGAAVAKFRIASTPRTFDRQTNEWKDGESLFLTCNVWRQPAENVAESLQRGMRVIVQGRLRQRSYETKEGEKRTVFEVEVDEVGPSLRSATAKVTRANRSGGPGGGGGFGGGQQGGGGYSGGGNQGGGNWGGNSGGGNQGPSDDPWASSAPSSGNQGGGGSWGGNSGGGYSEEPPF from the coding sequence ATGGCAGGCGAGACCGTCATCACCCTCGTCGGCAACCTCGTCGACGACCCCGAGCTGCGCTTCACCCCGTCGGGTGCCGCGGTGGCCAAGTTCCGTATCGCGTCCACCCCGCGCACCTTCGACCGCCAGACCAACGAGTGGAAGGACGGCGAGAGCCTCTTCCTCACGTGCAACGTCTGGCGTCAGCCGGCGGAGAACGTGGCCGAGTCGCTGCAGCGCGGCATGCGCGTGATCGTGCAGGGCCGACTGCGCCAGCGGTCTTACGAGACCAAGGAAGGCGAGAAGCGGACGGTCTTCGAGGTCGAGGTCGATGAGGTCGGCCCGAGCCTGCGCTCGGCGACCGCCAAGGTCACCCGCGCCAACCGCTCCGGCGGTCCCGGCGGCGGCGGTGGCTTCGGTGGCGGCCAGCAGGGTGGCGGCGGCTACTCCGGCGGCGGCAACCAGGGCGGCGGCAACTGGGGTGGAAACTCCGGCGGCGGCAACCAGGGCCCGTCCGACGACCCGTGGGCGTCCAGCGCCCCCTCGTCCGGCAACCAGGGTGGCGGCGGCAGCTGGGGTGGGAACTCCGGCGGCGGCTACTCGGAAGAACCCCCGTTCTAA
- the rpsR gene encoding 30S ribosomal protein S18 → MAKPPARKPKKKVCVFCKDKATYVDYKDTNLLRKFISDRGKIRARRVTGNCTQHQRDVATAVKNSREMALLPYTSTTR, encoded by the coding sequence ATGGCGAAGCCGCCTGCTCGCAAGCCGAAGAAGAAGGTTTGCGTCTTCTGCAAGGACAAGGCCACTTACGTGGACTACAAGGACACGAACCTGCTGCGGAAGTTCATTTCCGACCGCGGCAAGATCCGTGCCCGCCGGGTCACCGGCAACTGCACCCAGCACCAGCGTGACGTCGCCACGGCCGTGAAGAACAGCCGTGAGATGGCGCTGCTGCCCTACACCTCCACCACGCGCTAA
- the rplI gene encoding 50S ribosomal protein L9 — protein MKIILTHEVPGLGSAGEVVEVKDGYARNFLVPRGFAIRWTKGGQKDVDAIRRARKIHAIQTLEAANEVKAKLEGLQVKLAVRSGDAGRLFGSVTQADVVEAIKAASGPAVDKRAVAIASPIKTVGTHKVSVKLHSDVQANLDVNVVAA, from the coding sequence ATGAAGATCATCCTCACTCACGAGGTCCCCGGCCTCGGCAGCGCCGGCGAGGTCGTCGAGGTCAAGGACGGCTACGCCCGCAACTTCCTGGTCCCGCGCGGCTTCGCCATCCGCTGGACCAAGGGCGGGCAGAAGGACGTCGACGCCATCCGTCGCGCCCGGAAGATCCACGCCATCCAGACCCTCGAGGCCGCCAACGAGGTCAAGGCCAAGCTCGAGGGCCTTCAGGTCAAGCTGGCCGTCCGCTCCGGCGACGCCGGCCGCCTGTTCGGCTCGGTGACCCAGGCCGACGTCGTGGAGGCCATCAAGGCCGCCAGCGGCCCGGCCGTGGACAAGCGCGCCGTCGCGATCGCCTCGCCGATCAAGACCGTGGGCACCCACAAGGTCTCGGTGAAGCTGCACTCCGACGTCCAGGCCAACCTCGACGTCAACGTCGTCGCCGCCTGA
- a CDS encoding MATE family efflux transporter: MPAPGPPAARPPAAERRRHDREILALALPAFGALVAEPLFLMADSAIVGHLGTAQLAGLGVASAALTTVVGVFAFLAYATTAAVARRIGAGDRRAAVQQGIDGIWLALLLSAGLVALTLLLAPQAARLLGASATAEPYAVTYLRISALGVPAMLLVLAATGVLRGFQDTRTPLLVAIGGFTANLLLNLGLVYGAGLGVAGSAWGTVIAQNAMAAVYVAVVVRGARREGATLRPDAAGIRASARAGGPLLVRTLSLRAVLLLATAVAAHLGDAEVAAHQITMTVWSFVAFALDAVAIAGQAIIGRYLGAGDLPGTRAATRRMVEWGLGAGVLFGLLMVLGRPLYVPLFSSDPAVRHQLSTALLLAALTQPVGGLVFVLDGVLMGAGDGRYLAWAMLATLLLFVPAALAVPALGLGLAGLWWAMNLFMLSRAAFLVGRVRTGHWMVTGAVRA, translated from the coding sequence ATGCCCGCCCCCGGACCACCCGCCGCCAGACCGCCCGCCGCCGAACGCCGCCGCCACGACCGGGAGATCCTCGCCCTGGCCCTCCCGGCCTTCGGCGCCCTGGTCGCCGAACCGCTGTTCCTGATGGCCGACTCGGCGATCGTCGGCCACCTCGGCACCGCCCAGCTCGCCGGCCTGGGCGTCGCCTCCGCCGCGCTCACCACCGTGGTCGGAGTGTTCGCCTTCCTCGCGTACGCCACCACCGCCGCGGTGGCCCGCCGGATCGGGGCCGGCGACCGGCGGGCCGCCGTCCAGCAGGGCATCGACGGGATCTGGCTGGCGCTGCTGCTCTCGGCCGGCCTGGTGGCGCTCACCCTGCTGCTCGCCCCGCAGGCCGCCCGGCTGCTCGGCGCCTCCGCCACCGCCGAGCCGTACGCGGTCACCTACCTGCGGATCAGCGCGCTCGGGGTGCCCGCGATGCTGCTGGTGCTGGCCGCCACCGGCGTGCTGCGCGGCTTCCAGGACACCCGCACCCCGCTGCTGGTGGCGATCGGCGGGTTCACCGCCAACCTGCTGCTCAACCTCGGCCTGGTCTACGGTGCCGGCCTCGGCGTGGCCGGCTCCGCCTGGGGCACCGTGATCGCGCAGAACGCGATGGCCGCGGTCTACGTCGCGGTGGTGGTCCGCGGCGCCCGCCGGGAGGGCGCGACGCTGCGGCCGGACGCCGCCGGGATCCGCGCCTCGGCCCGGGCCGGCGGCCCGCTGCTGGTGCGCACCCTGAGCCTGCGCGCGGTGCTGCTGCTGGCCACCGCGGTGGCCGCGCACCTGGGCGACGCCGAGGTGGCGGCCCATCAGATCACCATGACCGTCTGGTCCTTCGTGGCCTTCGCGCTGGACGCGGTGGCGATCGCCGGGCAGGCGATCATCGGCCGCTACCTGGGGGCCGGCGACCTGCCGGGCACCCGGGCGGCGACCCGGCGGATGGTCGAGTGGGGCCTGGGCGCGGGCGTGCTGTTCGGGCTGCTGATGGTGCTCGGCCGGCCGCTGTACGTCCCGCTGTTCAGCTCCGACCCGGCCGTCCGGCACCAGTTGTCCACCGCGCTGCTGCTGGCCGCGCTGACCCAGCCGGTGGGCGGGCTGGTGTTCGTGCTGGACGGCGTGCTGATGGGCGCGGGCGACGGCCGCTACCTGGCCTGGGCGATGCTGGCCACCCTGCTGCTGTTCGTTCCGGCCGCGCTGGCGGTGCCCGCGCTGGGCCTGGGGCTGGCCGGGCTGTGGTGGGCGATGAACCTGTTCATGCTGAGCCGGGCCGCGTTCCTGGTCGGCCGGGTGCGCACCGGCCACTGGATGGTCACCGGCGCCGTCCGCGCCTGA
- the dnaB gene encoding replicative DNA helicase has protein sequence MTGPQYDDQDAPPPEDDWQPSDDAFPLDSFPDVPGDRLPVSRRANTPAGREGSGSGSGSGGSSGGGGGGFQRRDGGKGGDRFPGKGERRDRDGEREPGFGGGEGFERVPPQDLAAEQSVLGGMLLSKDAIADVVEVLKPADYYRPAHELIHGAILDLYARGEPADPITVAGELTKRGELARVGGPSYLHTLVNSVPTAANAEYYAEIVHERAVLRRLVEAGTRIAGMGYAAEGDVDDIVNAAQAEIYAVTEQRTNEDYAPLADIMEGALDEIEAIGSRSGQMSGVPTGFADFDQLTNGLHPGQMIVIAARPAMGKALALDTPLPTPDGWTTMGGVAVGDLLLDADGRPTRVVAATEVMTGRPCYEVCFDDGTTVIADADHQWLTETRAVRRAGGSGRVVTTKEIAATLRCDTSDGRANHSVRNTAALDLPEQDLPIPPYALGAWLGGGHTDAARITTTDPEVLERLAADGLTARRIGDTPTYALCHGAAEPETSERACAAALRELGVLGRKHVPAAYLRGSVAQRRALLAGLLDTDGTVSATGSVQFAVANRELAEGFRDLVVGLGHRCDVATERVNGRSEESPTVWTVTFTPTGEVFGPARERVVHAERRRPATPRLRQRYVVDVREVDSVRVRCVEVDNPDHLYLATRSMVPTHNSTLALDFARACSIHNNLPSVIFSLEMGRNEIAMRLLSAEARVALHHMRSGNMTDDDWTRVARRMPEVSAAPLYIDDSPNLSMMEIRAKCRRLKQRNDLRLVVIDYLQLMQSGGSRRAESRQQEVSDMSRNLKLLAKELEVPVIALSQLNRGPEQRTDKKPMVSDLRESGSIEQDADMVILLHREDAYEKESPRAGEADLIVAKHRNGPTATITVAFQGHYSRFVDMTRDVT, from the coding sequence GTGACCGGCCCCCAGTACGACGACCAGGACGCCCCGCCGCCGGAGGACGACTGGCAGCCGTCCGACGACGCCTTCCCGCTGGACTCCTTCCCCGACGTGCCGGGCGACCGCCTGCCGGTCTCCCGCCGGGCGAACACCCCGGCGGGCCGCGAGGGTTCGGGCTCCGGCTCCGGCAGCGGCGGCAGCAGCGGCGGTGGCGGTGGCGGCTTCCAGCGGCGGGACGGCGGCAAGGGCGGCGACCGCTTCCCCGGCAAGGGCGAACGCCGCGACCGGGACGGCGAGCGCGAGCCGGGCTTCGGCGGCGGCGAGGGCTTCGAGCGGGTCCCCCCGCAGGACCTGGCGGCCGAACAGTCCGTGCTCGGCGGCATGCTGCTCTCCAAGGACGCCATCGCGGACGTCGTCGAGGTGCTCAAGCCCGCCGACTACTACCGCCCCGCCCACGAGCTGATCCACGGCGCGATCCTCGACCTCTACGCCCGCGGCGAGCCCGCCGACCCGATCACCGTGGCGGGCGAGCTTACCAAGCGCGGCGAGCTCGCCCGCGTCGGCGGCCCCTCCTACCTGCACACCCTGGTCAACTCCGTCCCCACCGCGGCCAACGCCGAGTACTACGCCGAGATCGTCCACGAGCGCGCCGTGCTGCGCCGCCTGGTCGAGGCCGGCACCCGGATCGCCGGCATGGGCTACGCCGCCGAGGGCGACGTCGACGACATCGTCAACGCCGCCCAGGCCGAGATCTACGCCGTCACCGAGCAGCGCACCAACGAGGACTACGCCCCGCTCGCCGACATCATGGAGGGCGCCCTCGACGAGATCGAGGCGATCGGCTCCCGCTCCGGCCAGATGTCCGGCGTCCCCACCGGCTTCGCCGACTTCGACCAGCTCACCAACGGCCTGCACCCCGGCCAGATGATCGTCATCGCGGCCCGCCCGGCGATGGGCAAGGCGCTCGCCCTGGACACCCCGCTGCCCACCCCGGACGGCTGGACCACCATGGGCGGGGTCGCCGTGGGCGACCTGCTGCTCGACGCCGACGGCCGGCCCACCCGGGTGGTCGCCGCCACCGAGGTGATGACCGGCCGGCCCTGCTACGAGGTCTGCTTCGACGACGGCACCACCGTGATCGCCGACGCCGACCACCAGTGGCTGACCGAGACCCGGGCGGTCCGCCGCGCCGGCGGGAGCGGACGGGTCGTCACCACCAAGGAGATCGCGGCCACCCTGCGCTGCGACACCTCGGACGGCCGCGCCAACCACTCGGTGCGCAACACCGCCGCGCTCGACCTGCCCGAGCAGGACCTCCCGATCCCGCCCTACGCCCTCGGCGCCTGGCTGGGCGGCGGCCACACCGACGCCGCCCGGATCACCACCACCGACCCGGAGGTGCTGGAGCGCCTCGCCGCGGACGGCCTGACGGCGCGGCGGATCGGCGACACCCCGACCTACGCGCTGTGCCACGGCGCGGCGGAACCCGAGACCTCCGAGCGGGCCTGCGCGGCCGCCCTGCGCGAGCTGGGCGTGCTCGGGCGCAAGCACGTCCCGGCGGCCTACCTGCGCGGCTCCGTCGCCCAGCGGCGGGCCCTGCTGGCCGGGCTGCTGGACACCGACGGCACCGTCAGCGCCACCGGCTCGGTGCAGTTCGCGGTGGCGAACCGGGAGCTCGCCGAGGGCTTCCGCGACCTGGTCGTGGGCCTGGGCCACCGGTGCGACGTCGCCACCGAGCGGGTCAACGGCCGGTCCGAGGAGTCCCCGACGGTCTGGACCGTCACCTTCACCCCGACCGGCGAGGTCTTCGGGCCGGCGCGCGAGCGGGTTGTCCACGCCGAGCGCCGGCGCCCGGCCACCCCGAGGCTCCGGCAGCGCTACGTGGTCGACGTCCGCGAGGTCGACAGCGTGCGCGTCCGGTGCGTCGAGGTCGACAACCCCGACCACCTGTACCTGGCCACCCGGTCGATGGTGCCCACTCACAACTCGACCCTCGCGCTGGACTTCGCGCGGGCCTGCTCGATCCACAACAACCTGCCGAGCGTGATCTTCTCGCTCGAAATGGGCCGCAACGAGATCGCCATGCGCCTGCTGTCCGCGGAGGCCCGGGTGGCCCTGCACCACATGCGGTCGGGGAACATGACGGACGACGACTGGACCCGGGTGGCCCGGCGGATGCCCGAGGTGAGCGCCGCGCCGCTGTACATCGACGACTCGCCGAACCTGTCGATGATGGAGATCCGGGCCAAGTGCCGGCGGCTCAAGCAGCGCAACGACCTGCGGCTGGTGGTCATCGACTACCTGCAGCTGATGCAGTCCGGCGGCTCGCGGCGGGCCGAGAGCCGCCAGCAGGAGGTCTCGGACATGTCCCGGAACCTCAAGCTGCTGGCGAAGGAGCTGGAGGTCCCGGTGATCGCGCTCTCCCAGCTGAACCGAGGCCCCGAGCAGCGCACCGACAAGAAGCCGATGGTCTCCGACCTGCGCGAGTCCGGCTCGATCGAGCAGGACGCCGACATGGTGATCCTGCTGCACCGCGAGGACGCCTACGAGAAGGAGTCCCCGCGGGCCGGCGAGGCCGACCTGATCGTCGCCAAGCACCGCAACGGCCCCACCGCGACCATCACCGTGGCCTTCCAGGGCCACTACTCGCGCTTCGTCGACATGACCAGGGACGTGACCTGA
- a CDS encoding acyltransferase family protein, which yields MTTKGLLTRWGARRAGRGERAAAAGSRLGWLDALRGIAALAVAAHHFEIMRLIPYGGTIAAHFDLGFYGVIAFFIVSGYIIPASLERRGDVRAFWIGRIFRIYPALIVSMLLAEFLLPHDYQVLTFDGYGHDKLWLAGNGLMLSDMLGVVNALGISWTLTYEMLFYFFVSSLFTVAWHRRSSMISVTAGGIALVLGVWVPSYSLTHTLPELQHLVAAAVLIVVAGLVCMLSGNAALARIGGLLLGGFGLLLVFTNGRTPAYETFTILATMFAGTVIYRAQHGQIERIEAWLTVGFVVAAGALVGWMYNRDAMGRATATFTWPAWSYAYLGAWASFGLFFLLRNKRLPRVMTWLGAVSFSVYLLHWPVKRFLLWQLGWDSNYYYNKLAAMPFAERWSWVAGYVAVLLAVCWVVYRLVEVPFQNLGRKLTKAMNRRWPPQSLERPAQLPAPAAAPAAAAAPAAAEPALTGSAPGGGGTRTD from the coding sequence ATGACGACCAAGGGATTGCTGACTCGCTGGGGGGCCCGGCGGGCGGGGCGGGGAGAGCGCGCCGCCGCAGCGGGGAGCCGGCTGGGCTGGCTGGACGCGCTGCGGGGGATCGCCGCGCTGGCCGTGGCGGCCCACCACTTCGAGATCATGCGGCTGATCCCCTACGGCGGCACCATAGCCGCGCACTTCGACCTCGGCTTCTACGGGGTCATCGCGTTCTTCATCGTCAGCGGGTACATCATCCCGGCCTCTCTGGAGCGCCGCGGTGACGTCCGCGCCTTCTGGATCGGCCGGATCTTCCGGATCTACCCGGCGCTGATCGTGAGCATGCTGCTCGCCGAGTTCCTGCTGCCGCACGACTACCAGGTGCTCACCTTCGACGGCTACGGGCACGACAAGCTCTGGCTGGCGGGCAACGGCCTGATGCTGTCGGACATGCTCGGCGTCGTCAACGCGCTCGGCATCTCCTGGACGCTCACGTACGAGATGCTCTTCTACTTCTTCGTCAGCAGTCTCTTCACGGTGGCCTGGCACCGGCGCAGCTCGATGATCTCCGTGACGGCGGGCGGCATCGCGCTCGTCCTGGGCGTGTGGGTCCCGTCGTACAGCCTGACCCACACCCTGCCGGAGCTCCAGCACCTGGTGGCCGCGGCCGTGCTCATCGTCGTCGCGGGCCTGGTCTGCATGCTCAGCGGCAACGCGGCGCTGGCCCGGATCGGCGGCCTGTTGCTGGGCGGGTTCGGCCTGCTGCTGGTGTTCACCAACGGCCGGACGCCCGCGTACGAGACCTTCACCATCCTGGCGACGATGTTCGCGGGAACGGTGATCTACCGCGCGCAGCACGGGCAGATCGAGCGGATCGAAGCCTGGCTGACCGTCGGGTTCGTGGTGGCGGCGGGCGCCCTGGTGGGCTGGATGTACAACCGGGACGCGATGGGGCGGGCGACCGCGACCTTCACCTGGCCGGCCTGGTCCTACGCGTACCTGGGGGCGTGGGCGTCGTTCGGACTGTTCTTCCTGCTGCGCAACAAGCGGCTGCCGCGGGTGATGACCTGGCTGGGCGCGGTGAGCTTCTCGGTGTACCTGCTGCACTGGCCGGTGAAGCGGTTCCTGCTGTGGCAGCTCGGCTGGGACAGCAACTACTACTACAACAAGCTGGCCGCGATGCCGTTCGCCGAGCGCTGGTCTTGGGTGGCCGGGTACGTCGCGGTGCTGCTGGCGGTCTGCTGGGTGGTGTACCGGCTGGTGGAGGTGCCGTTCCAGAACCTGGGCCGGAAGCTGACCAAGGCGATGAACCGCCGCTGGCCTCCGCAGTCGCTGGAGCGGCCGGCGCAGCTCCCGGCCCCGGCCGCCGCCCCGGCCGCCGCTGCGGCTCCTGCGGCGGCCGAGCCGGCGCTGACCGGCTCGGCCCCGGGCGGCGGGGGAACGCGGACGGACTGA